A stretch of Bacillus pseudomycoides DNA encodes these proteins:
- a CDS encoding sigma-70 family RNA polymerase sigma factor: protein MKPATFTEAVTLYEKMIKNQMKKLCLYRDYEEYYQCGLIGLWKAYEKYEEEKGTFSAYAFVTVRGYLLETLKKESRFQKRHTFSGQEILQNVCGAEVSSEVQDYMSLLDEKEKHIIYERFYAGKKIHEVAEEMEMTYHQVRWIYRQALGKMRSSIQE from the coding sequence GAAACCGGCTACTTTTACAGAAGCAGTTACGTTGTATGAAAAGATGATTAAAAATCAGATGAAGAAGCTTTGTCTGTACCGGGATTATGAAGAGTACTATCAATGTGGTTTAATTGGACTTTGGAAGGCATATGAAAAGTATGAGGAAGAGAAGGGAACTTTTTCCGCTTATGCATTCGTAACAGTGCGCGGATATTTATTAGAGACGTTGAAGAAAGAAAGTCGATTTCAAAAACGGCATACATTCTCCGGACAAGAAATTTTGCAAAATGTATGCGGAGCGGAAGTATCATCAGAAGTTCAGGATTATATGAGTTTGTTAGATGAGAAAGAGAAACATATTATTTACGAACGTTTTTATGCAGGAAAGAAGATACATGAAGTTGCTGAAGAGATGGAGATGACGTATCATCAAGTGAGATGGATATATCGGCAGGCGCTA